From candidate division WOR-3 bacterium, the proteins below share one genomic window:
- a CDS encoding efflux RND transporter periplasmic adaptor subunit has translation MRKWLIIIVVVVVLLIAIFLRIGASRRAQKTEEFTASISVEVMSAKRDNVKSTCEVLGAIMAVKTAQVFPETMGRITQILVKEGSYVSKENNLMAMRNETIGFEYEEGFIRSPIGGNVAKVMVDVGSMVTPQTPVAVVMDYSRVNVSFNVAETNIGCIEKNDKVAVRIDAMPGESFTGTVTELTPVVDPMTRTLGVKASINNAKKMLRPGMTARITINLGEKSNVIVVPRDALLDGYLFVVSDSTAERRDVTAGLIGDKYAEIISGLSDGERVVIVGQQRLAGGEKVVPVLRSEP, from the coding sequence ATGCGTAAATGGTTAATAATTATTGTCGTTGTTGTAGTATTGCTCATCGCAATTTTTCTGAGAATAGGAGCCTCAAGACGCGCTCAAAAAACCGAGGAATTCACTGCGAGTATTTCAGTGGAAGTGATGTCTGCAAAACGAGACAATGTTAAAAGCACCTGCGAAGTATTGGGTGCGATAATGGCCGTCAAGACGGCACAGGTCTTTCCCGAGACGATGGGGCGGATTACACAAATCCTCGTCAAAGAAGGCTCTTATGTCTCTAAAGAAAATAATCTAATGGCAATGCGCAATGAAACGATCGGGTTCGAATACGAAGAGGGTTTTATCAGATCGCCGATAGGTGGCAACGTCGCTAAAGTCATGGTCGATGTCGGCTCAATGGTGACACCACAGACGCCTGTTGCCGTAGTAATGGATTACTCAAGGGTCAATGTTTCGTTCAACGTCGCCGAAACGAATATTGGCTGCATAGAGAAGAATGATAAAGTCGCAGTCAGGATTGATGCGATGCCCGGTGAGTCGTTTACGGGGACCGTTACCGAACTGACCCCTGTCGTTGACCCAATGACACGCACGCTGGGTGTCAAGGCATCGATCAATAACGCCAAGAAAATGCTGAGACCGGGCATGACCGCGCGCATAACCATCAACCTAGGTGAGAAGAGCAATGTCATCGTAGTTCCGCGCGATGCGCTCCTCGACGGATATCTCTTTGTCGTCAGCGATAGCACAGCCGAACGCCGTGATGTAACGGCGGGATTGATCGGTGACAAGTATGCGGAAATTATCAGCGGCCTGAGTGATGGTGAACGTGTTGTCATCGTTGGTCAACAGCGACTTGCGGGCGGAGAAAAGGTAGTGCCTGTATTGAGGAGCGAACCATGA
- a CDS encoding TolC family protein has translation MLAILALFLSMTGADTLSFTVEEAIDFALQKNPEIAQLTIEYEKSQQQVGQAISSFYPKVTASGYFAYITDVPVIEFDSIPIPFGSNENYGLQLSLQQVLFTWGKLYNAYKISDLASDIAELSLVRKRQEIRYSVTNAFYGLLVLDEYIKQARASLEQLERFAASVETRFKAGLVSRFDLLRAQVQVENLKPQVIQSENALNLAREGFKLLLGMDLETEFYLAGELRMIEEDFSLDQLIDDAVQNRVEIKNLKKTERIAQLAQAIARRANLPSVVGGATYERTKPFSITGDEWGSSLTFNIGFEFPLFTGFNNLYKSREAGLVLKEARLALENLERAIIVEVKTAYLTFLAAGEAIDAAEKNVGQAREAFNIIETRYKSGLATNLEVLDTELAYRQAQVNYLTALKNYNTSLAEIYKSIGKED, from the coding sequence ATGTTGGCAATTTTAGCCTTATTCCTCAGCATGACAGGTGCTGATACATTAAGCTTTACTGTGGAAGAGGCAATCGATTTTGCATTACAAAAGAATCCCGAGATCGCGCAGCTGACGATCGAATATGAGAAATCACAACAGCAGGTAGGTCAGGCGATTTCCAGTTTTTATCCAAAGGTCACTGCCAGCGGCTATTTCGCCTACATAACCGATGTTCCGGTCATTGAATTCGACAGTATACCTATACCATTTGGGTCAAACGAGAACTACGGACTTCAGCTTTCGTTGCAGCAAGTACTTTTTACCTGGGGCAAGCTCTACAACGCATACAAAATTTCCGACCTCGCGAGCGACATTGCTGAACTTAGTCTAGTCAGAAAGCGACAAGAAATCAGGTATTCAGTAACCAACGCCTTCTACGGATTGCTCGTACTCGATGAATACATAAAGCAGGCACGCGCCAGTCTCGAGCAACTCGAACGGTTTGCAGCATCGGTCGAAACACGATTCAAAGCGGGACTGGTCTCTCGCTTCGACTTGCTGCGCGCTCAGGTGCAGGTCGAGAATCTGAAACCTCAGGTTATTCAATCCGAGAACGCATTGAACCTCGCTCGAGAAGGGTTTAAGTTGCTGTTGGGTATGGATTTGGAGACAGAATTCTATCTGGCCGGAGAGCTACGGATGATCGAGGAAGATTTCTCGCTTGACCAGCTAATAGACGATGCGGTTCAAAATCGTGTAGAAATAAAAAATCTGAAGAAAACGGAGAGAATCGCTCAATTGGCTCAAGCCATTGCGCGTCGTGCAAACCTACCCTCAGTGGTAGGCGGTGCAACTTACGAGCGCACAAAACCATTCAGTATCACCGGCGATGAATGGGGTTCAAGCCTGACTTTCAATATAGGTTTTGAGTTTCCTCTCTTCACCGGCTTCAATAATTTATACAAGAGTCGTGAAGCTGGATTAGTGCTCAAAGAAGCACGCCTCGCTCTCGAGAACCTTGAAAGGGCGATCATTGTAGAGGTAAAAACGGCTTATTTGACTTTTCTGGCCGCCGGAGAGGCGATCGATGCGGCTGAAAAGAACGTCGGACAGGCAAGAGAGGCGTTCAACATAATCGAAACAAGATATAAGAGCGGGCTGGCTACTAATCTTGAGGTGCTCGACACTGAACTTGCGTACCGCCAGGCACAGGTCAATTATCTTACCGCTCTCAAGAATTACAACACATCGCTGGCCGAAATTTATAAATCAATTGGCAAGGAGGATTAG